From a region of the Fischerella sp. JS2 genome:
- a CDS encoding MotA/TolQ/ExbB proton channel family protein, with translation MEIIDIFRKVGPVIWPLLLFSVLALSVILERLWFWFRILNQEKETVNRILEAARNDWEIARDIARQATDQPIGRFLYAPLSQPISNAELFRLALESTAETELAQMRRGEKVLELVIAVSPLLGLFGTVWGLIRSLESIKIGDLGTEATAGVTTGIGEALYSTAIGMGIAIISLIFYRFFQALLVNQVKIFRKAGNDLEILYLQSPPDLSNSQSNLSQPEVIVRDSTGGKFLSPRKRNQNKFSEPPEISDSDKSDSEN, from the coding sequence GTGGAAATTATAGATATATTTCGTAAAGTTGGGCCAGTGATCTGGCCGTTACTTCTATTTTCGGTGTTGGCGTTAAGTGTGATTTTAGAACGTCTATGGTTCTGGTTCCGAATTTTGAATCAAGAAAAGGAAACAGTTAATCGCATTTTAGAAGCTGCTCGTAACGATTGGGAAATCGCTAGGGATATTGCTAGACAAGCAACAGATCAGCCAATTGGTAGGTTTTTGTATGCTCCTTTAAGCCAACCGATAAGTAATGCGGAACTGTTTCGCCTAGCACTAGAGTCAACAGCAGAAACCGAGTTAGCCCAGATGCGACGCGGTGAAAAAGTTTTAGAACTTGTCATTGCTGTTTCTCCGTTGCTGGGATTGTTTGGTACAGTCTGGGGTTTGATTAGGTCTTTGGAATCAATTAAGATTGGCGACTTGGGAACAGAAGCAACAGCAGGAGTGACTACTGGTATTGGAGAAGCTTTATATAGTACAGCAATAGGAATGGGAATTGCGATCATCAGCTTGATTTTTTACCGATTCTTTCAAGCTTTACTGGTCAATCAAGTCAAAATATTCCGTAAAGCGGGGAATGATTTGGAAATTCTTTATTTGCAGTCACCGCCTGATTTGAGTAATAGTCAATCTAACCTCTCCCAGCCGGAAGTTATTGTTCGAGATTCTACCGGAGGGAAATTCCTTTCCCCCCGCAAGCGAAATCAAAATAAGTTTTCTGAACCTCCAGAAATTTCAGATTCAGATAAATCCGATTCTGAAAATTAA
- a CDS encoding serine/threonine-protein kinase, with amino-acid sequence MTGEVLGRRYEVQQQLGKKAGRRTLLARDLETQELVVIKLLSFSNDFEWDDLKLFEREAETLKSLSHPAIPRYLDYFEVNSSQLKGFALVQTYIPAKNLEEYIKAGRTFTETELKDIAKSLLGILVYLHNQNPSVIHRDIKPSNILLGDRSGNSAGQVYLVDFGSVQNVAATEGGTITIVGTYGYMPPEQFSGRTVPASDLYSLGATLIYLLTGVHPANLPQKDLRIQFEHLTNLSIAFTYWLRLMIQPSLERRLTSAQEAIIVLQRDFAPVAIQKPTISKIRLTKDGNCLKIFIPPVGFHPLFGIGSLFAIAWNSFILLWTVGVMLTPFPGNIPLALISLPFWGASFLMGNTVLFALFLSIHLRVDQKQITLTWEILGWKFPRSRPAPRQEITKLVYIAKHCTSDFLGAKTEVPPQLIIWAGNQKYQLCGIGGGINSEAEVQWLAHELSEWLGISITQD; translated from the coding sequence ATGACTGGTGAAGTGTTAGGTAGGCGTTACGAAGTACAGCAGCAGTTGGGGAAAAAAGCTGGAAGGCGTACATTGTTAGCTCGTGACTTGGAAACGCAAGAATTAGTTGTGATCAAGTTACTATCCTTTAGCAATGACTTTGAATGGGATGATCTGAAATTATTTGAGCGGGAAGCCGAAACTCTCAAGTCTTTATCACATCCTGCTATTCCACGCTATTTAGACTATTTTGAGGTGAATTCATCACAGTTAAAAGGGTTTGCGTTGGTGCAAACTTATATTCCAGCCAAAAATTTAGAAGAATATATCAAAGCAGGACGCACTTTTACAGAAACAGAACTTAAAGATATAGCTAAGTCACTGTTAGGAATTTTAGTTTACTTACATAATCAAAATCCATCTGTTATTCATCGTGATATTAAACCAAGCAATATTTTATTAGGAGATAGATCAGGTAATAGTGCTGGACAAGTTTATCTAGTTGACTTTGGTTCAGTGCAGAATGTTGCTGCTACTGAAGGTGGAACCATTACTATTGTGGGAACGTACGGCTATATGCCACCAGAACAATTTAGTGGGCGCACAGTTCCTGCTTCTGACCTCTATAGCTTGGGAGCGACTTTAATTTATCTCCTAACTGGTGTTCATCCTGCTAATCTGCCTCAAAAAGATTTGCGGATACAATTTGAACATTTAACTAATTTAAGTATTGCCTTTACCTATTGGTTGAGGTTGATGATTCAGCCTAGTTTGGAACGACGTTTAACTTCTGCCCAAGAAGCAATTATAGTCTTGCAAAGAGATTTTGCGCCTGTCGCTATTCAAAAACCAACTATTAGCAAAATTAGACTGACAAAAGATGGGAATTGTTTGAAAATTTTTATCCCACCAGTTGGTTTTCATCCTTTATTTGGCATCGGAAGTCTATTTGCGATCGCTTGGAATTCATTTATTCTTTTGTGGACTGTTGGTGTCATGCTGACACCTTTCCCTGGCAACATACCCTTAGCCTTAATTTCACTTCCCTTTTGGGGTGCTAGCTTTCTTATGGGAAATACAGTTCTGTTTGCTTTATTTCTAAGCATTCATTTACGAGTGGATCAAAAGCAAATAACCCTCACCTGGGAAATATTAGGCTGGAAATTTCCCCGTAGTCGTCCTGCACCGAGACAAGAAATTACCAAGCTGGTGTATATTGCCAAACATTGTACTTCCGATTTTTTGGGTGCTAAAACAGAGGTTCCACCTCAGTTAATTATTTGGGCTGGAAACCAGAAATATCAACTGTGTGGTATCGGTGGGGGCATTAACTCAGAAGCAGAAGTACAGTGGTTAGCCCATGAATTGAGTGAGTGGTTGGGTATATCAATTACACAGGACTAG
- a CDS encoding phage holin family protein, with translation MNIVSLFVAWLVVAASFYFISKLPFIGVEIDTPQKTLVSAAVFGIVTALVRPILEFAFKLPNILTFGWLDGFFSFLITVICFGIAAYLVQGFRLRFGIWSAILGALTLSIVMKIIYTILPLNS, from the coding sequence ATGAATATTGTGTCGCTTTTTGTTGCTTGGTTAGTAGTGGCTGCTAGCTTTTATTTTATTAGTAAATTGCCATTTATTGGAGTAGAAATTGATACTCCACAAAAGACTTTGGTTTCTGCTGCCGTATTTGGAATTGTGACAGCATTAGTTAGACCAATATTAGAGTTCGCATTTAAGCTACCAAATATTTTGACATTTGGATGGCTTGATGGATTTTTCTCATTTTTGATTACTGTCATCTGCTTTGGAATCGCAGCCTATTTAGTACAGGGATTTCGCTTACGTTTTGGGATTTGGAGCGCTATTTTAGGGGCGCTAACGCTGTCGATAGTGATGAAGATAATTTACACTATATTACCGTTAAATAGTTAG
- a CDS encoding lamin tail domain-containing protein: protein MADLFFSEYIEGSSNNKALEIYNGTGAAIDLSLEGYIVQMYFNGSTSAGLTINLTGTVANDDVFVLAQSSASAVILAQADQTNGAGWFNGDDAIVLRKGGVNGTIVDSIGQIGFDPGTEWGSGLTSTADNTLRRKSGFINGDTNPSDVFDPTVEWDGFATDSFDDLGIYTTNGGETPSLSLSVSPTSFSEAAGSNAAIGTVTRTGSTTNALTVTLASNDTTEATVPTTVEIPAGQTSTTFDIAAVDDAIADGSQTVTFTATASGFTNGTTTVTVTDNEVTPGNTRIRDIQGATHVSPLVGQTVTNVPGIVTVLRSNGFYLQDPNPDSNDATSEGIFIFTSSAPTVSVGDSILVSGTVSEFRPGGSSGTNNLSITQIGSNPSITVLSNGNSLPTATILGNGGRTIPTTVIEDDATGNVETSGTFDPSQDGIDFYESVEGMLVQVNNPVAVGPTNDFGEIPVLADNGVNASIRTSRGGIVIQPGDFNPERIIIDDAIIPNPAQVNVGDRFNGSVTGVIDYSFGNFKLLNTTSLPGVTSGGLTRETTAIAASEDKLTVATFNVENLDPGDGSDKFNSLANAIVNNLKSPDIISLEEVQDNNGATNDSVVDASLTYQTLIDAIAAAGGPTYEYRQINPVDDQDGGEPGGNIRVGFLFNPNRVDFVDRPGGTSTTNTTIVNGELSASPGRLIDTDLSDGDAFANSRKPLVGEFVFNGNTVFVVANHFNSKGGDQPLFGRFQPPTLTSEAQRTQQAQIVNNFIDSVLAADPNANVVVMGDLNDFQFSNPIATLKGGVLTNLVDTLPINEQYTYVFEGNSQVLDHILVTNNLVNKSEFDVVHINAEFVAQVSDHDPVMASFNLAQVYNEIVGTPGNDNLVGTAASDRIQGLEKNDTLNGLGGNDILEGDAGNDTIYGGDGNDTIYGDAGNDKIYGEAGNDKIYAGQGNDQVYGGDGDDVIYAEAGNNKIDSGSGFDTVFSGSGRDTFVLAAGEGFDQIENFTFRQDRINLSGLSFADITITQGTGADANNTLISVTSTGDLLASLIGVQVNTVTSSVFTIV, encoded by the coding sequence ATGGCTGATTTGTTCTTCTCGGAATACATTGAGGGAAGCAGCAACAACAAAGCATTAGAAATTTATAACGGTACTGGTGCTGCCATTGACTTAAGTTTGGAAGGCTACATCGTACAGATGTATTTCAACGGTAGCACTTCTGCTGGCTTAACAATCAATTTAACTGGTACAGTAGCAAATGACGATGTTTTCGTGCTAGCCCAAAGCAGTGCTAGTGCAGTTATTCTCGCTCAAGCAGATCAAACCAATGGTGCGGGATGGTTCAATGGTGATGATGCGATTGTGCTGCGTAAAGGTGGCGTCAATGGCACAATAGTTGATTCGATTGGTCAAATTGGCTTTGACCCTGGTACTGAATGGGGAAGTGGACTGACTAGTACAGCAGACAATACTTTGCGTCGCAAAAGTGGTTTCATCAATGGTGATACCAACCCCTCTGATGTTTTTGACCCTACTGTGGAATGGGATGGTTTCGCTACAGATAGCTTCGACGATTTAGGAATCTACACAACAAATGGTGGTGAAACACCATCCCTGAGTTTAAGTGTTTCTCCTACTAGCTTTTCAGAAGCAGCAGGAAGTAATGCTGCTATTGGTACAGTAACTCGTACAGGAAGTACAACCAACGCCCTGACAGTTACTTTAGCTAGTAACGATACAACTGAGGCAACTGTGCCTACAACAGTAGAAATTCCGGCGGGACAAACCTCAACCACTTTTGATATTGCTGCTGTTGATGATGCGATCGCTGATGGTTCCCAGACTGTCACCTTCACCGCGACTGCATCCGGCTTTACCAACGGCACAACTACTGTCACGGTAACAGATAATGAAGTTACGCCAGGTAATACTCGCATTCGTGACATTCAAGGTGCAACTCATGTGTCACCCCTGGTTGGTCAAACAGTTACTAATGTTCCTGGTATTGTTACCGTACTACGTTCTAATGGCTTTTATTTGCAAGATCCCAATCCTGACAGCAATGATGCCACTTCCGAGGGGATTTTTATCTTTACTTCCTCTGCACCCACAGTCAGTGTTGGTGACTCGATTTTAGTTAGTGGTACAGTCAGTGAGTTTCGTCCTGGCGGATCTAGTGGGACAAACAATCTCTCAATTACCCAAATTGGTAGTAATCCCAGCATCACTGTACTATCAAATGGCAATTCCTTACCAACAGCGACAATTCTGGGCAATGGCGGACGCACAATCCCCACAACGGTAATAGAAGACGATGCTACTGGGAATGTGGAAACCAGTGGCACTTTTGACCCATCCCAAGATGGCATTGACTTCTACGAAAGTGTAGAAGGAATGCTAGTGCAGGTAAATAATCCAGTGGCAGTCGGCCCTACCAATGATTTTGGTGAAATCCCTGTTTTGGCTGACAATGGCGTTAATGCTAGCATCCGTACAAGTCGTGGTGGAATTGTGATCCAGCCTGGCGATTTTAATCCAGAGCGGATTATTATTGATGATGCGATTATTCCTAATCCGGCCCAGGTGAATGTAGGCGATCGCTTTAATGGCTCAGTAACAGGTGTAATTGACTACAGCTTTGGCAACTTTAAGCTCTTAAATACTACGTCTTTGCCAGGTGTGACTTCTGGTGGTCTGACTCGTGAGACAACAGCGATCGCAGCGAGTGAGGATAAACTGACTGTTGCCACCTTTAATGTGGAAAACCTCGATCCAGGTGATGGTAGTGACAAGTTTAATAGCTTGGCAAATGCAATTGTTAACAATCTCAAGTCACCAGACATCATCAGTTTAGAAGAAGTGCAAGACAACAACGGTGCTACGAATGACTCTGTTGTTGATGCGAGTCTGACCTATCAAACTTTAATTGATGCGATCGCAGCTGCTGGTGGCCCGACTTACGAATATCGTCAAATTAATCCGGTGGATGACCAAGATGGCGGTGAACCAGGCGGCAATATTCGCGTTGGTTTCCTATTTAATCCCAACCGGGTTGATTTTGTAGACCGTCCCGGTGGCACATCCACCACCAATACAACAATAGTTAATGGTGAACTTTCTGCCAGCCCTGGTCGTCTGATTGACACCGATCTCTCAGATGGTGATGCTTTTGCTAATAGCCGTAAGCCTCTGGTGGGTGAGTTTGTCTTCAATGGCAATACAGTATTTGTAGTCGCCAACCACTTTAATTCTAAAGGTGGCGACCAACCCTTATTCGGACGCTTCCAACCACCAACACTGACTTCGGAAGCACAAAGAACACAACAAGCCCAAATTGTCAATAATTTTATAGACAGCGTTTTGGCAGCAGACCCCAACGCTAATGTTGTGGTCATGGGTGATCTTAACGACTTCCAGTTTTCCAACCCCATTGCAACCTTAAAAGGTGGCGTTCTCACTAACCTAGTTGATACGCTGCCAATAAATGAACAGTACACTTATGTCTTTGAGGGTAACTCCCAAGTTCTTGACCATATATTAGTAACTAATAATCTGGTCAATAAGTCTGAATTCGATGTTGTGCATATTAATGCTGAGTTTGTCGCTCAAGTCAGCGACCATGACCCCGTGATGGCAAGCTTTAACCTAGCTCAAGTTTACAACGAAATAGTTGGCACACCAGGTAATGATAATCTTGTAGGAACAGCCGCAAGCGATCGCATTCAAGGTTTAGAAAAAAATGACACCCTTAATGGCTTGGGTGGTAACGATATTCTGGAAGGCGATGCAGGTAACGATACCATTTACGGTGGTGATGGTAACGATACAATTTATGGTGATGCTGGCAACGACAAGATTTATGGCGAAGCTGGCAATGACAAGATTTATGCTGGTCAAGGCAACGATCAAGTTTATGGTGGCGATGGTGATGACGTAATCTACGCTGAAGCCGGCAATAACAAAATTGATTCTGGTTCAGGCTTTGATACAGTATTTAGTGGCAGTGGTCGTGATACCTTTGTGCTGGCTGCTGGTGAAGGATTTGATCAAATTGAAAACTTCACATTCAGACAAGACCGTATCAACTTAAGTGGCTTAAGCTTTGCAGACATCACAATTACCCAAGGTACTGGTGCAGATGCAAATAATACGCTGATCAGTGTGACGAGTACTGGTGATCTGTTGGCTTCTTTAATTGGAGTACAAGTTAACACAGTTACGAGTTCTGTGTTTACTATAGTTTAA
- the psb29 gene encoding photosystem II biogenesis protein Psp29, translating into MNNVRTVSDTKRTFHSLHTRPIHTIYRRVVEELMVEMHLLAVNVDFSYNPIFALGVVTSFDRFMQGYQPESDKESIFNALLRAIEADPQIYRQDAQRLQELAKSLPPQDLIAALSLQTQLNRDADFQSHLQAIASNPKFKYSRLFAIGLFSLLELSDPELVKDEKRRTEALKSIATGLHISDDKLNKDLELYRSNLDKMTQALVVMADMLSADRKKREQRSQQSSTTVTPPTASE; encoded by the coding sequence GTGAATAACGTTCGTACTGTATCAGACACAAAGCGCACTTTTCACTCTCTCCACACCCGACCGATTCACACTATTTATCGGCGAGTGGTAGAGGAATTAATGGTAGAAATGCACCTACTCGCAGTAAATGTTGATTTCAGCTATAACCCAATTTTTGCCTTGGGCGTCGTTACCTCATTCGACCGATTCATGCAAGGCTATCAGCCAGAATCGGATAAGGAATCGATATTCAACGCCCTGCTGCGGGCAATAGAAGCAGATCCGCAAATCTATCGACAGGATGCTCAACGTTTGCAAGAACTAGCAAAAAGTCTGCCACCTCAAGATTTAATTGCTGCTTTAAGCCTACAAACTCAGTTAAATCGAGATGCTGACTTCCAATCCCATCTGCAAGCGATCGCTAGTAATCCTAAATTTAAATACAGTCGTTTGTTTGCGATCGGTTTATTCTCTTTATTAGAACTGTCAGATCCAGAACTAGTTAAAGACGAAAAACGACGCACTGAGGCACTCAAATCCATTGCCACTGGCTTGCATATTTCTGATGACAAACTCAATAAAGATTTGGAACTTTATCGTTCCAATCTAGATAAAATGACCCAAGCACTGGTGGTAATGGCAGATATGCTCTCAGCAGATCGCAAAAAACGTGAACAACGTAGTCAACAATCTAGTACTACTGTTACTCCCCCAACTGCCAGCGAATAA
- a CDS encoding ExbD/TolR family protein: protein MKVNLHTPIEDAQVQIIPLIDVIFCILTFFILASLQFTRQQAINVDLPKASSATGSVNALQGKNILPVTIDAVGQIYVEKQPIRREQLAGILRNYLQQNPNGTLVLNASRSATYNDVIELLDLLRQVGGDRVSLGIIPGSSDKPANSLPITPPSFPVNPGAAPVPNTAPVAPFNPQGNFNLNSPSIPNSVLFPAVPGQSNTGTSPQQPTAPSNTNPASPR from the coding sequence ATGAAAGTTAATTTACATACTCCCATTGAAGATGCTCAAGTTCAAATCATTCCCTTAATTGATGTTATTTTTTGTATTTTGACGTTTTTTATCTTGGCGTCTCTACAATTTACTCGACAACAAGCAATTAATGTTGACTTGCCTAAAGCCAGTTCAGCAACAGGAAGTGTCAATGCGCTGCAAGGAAAAAATATTTTACCTGTAACTATTGATGCTGTTGGTCAGATCTATGTAGAAAAACAACCAATAAGACGTGAACAACTAGCAGGGATTTTAAGAAATTATTTGCAGCAAAATCCTAATGGTACTTTGGTACTAAATGCCTCTCGCTCAGCAACTTATAACGATGTTATAGAATTATTAGATTTGCTGCGACAAGTGGGAGGCGATCGCGTATCTTTGGGAATTATACCTGGTTCTTCAGACAAACCAGCCAATTCTCTACCTATTACCCCTCCCTCTTTTCCAGTTAACCCTGGTGCAGCACCTGTACCCAATACTGCACCAGTGGCTCCATTCAATCCCCAGGGCAATTTTAACCTCAATTCCCCTTCAATTCCTAATTCAGTTCTCTTTCCTGCTGTACCTGGTCAGTCTAACACTGGTACTTCTCCCCAGCAACCCACAGCACCAAGCAATACTAATCCTGCTTCACCAAGATGA
- a CDS encoding sigma-70 family RNA polymerase sigma factor, with protein sequence MQTLEENLRYLVNEACGYPTGSPQRQKRLTQIIRLAAGKLWKESTPYYQDALQQTWLYFCANVCGAYDPARGSVITWLNAYLRWRLQDFYTQQREENAKKALPSVNQSASGDRLETIYPEDKLPAFPDVPPILETVKLWAEEDIDGELRNTYIKGHPHVNCQVLILKRLPPEVGWKELSVEYNLPVSTLSSFYQRQCLPRLRNFAEEEGYL encoded by the coding sequence ATGCAAACATTGGAGGAAAATTTACGGTATTTAGTAAATGAAGCTTGTGGATATCCTACTGGAAGTCCACAGCGTCAGAAGCGACTTACACAAATTATTCGCTTGGCTGCTGGCAAACTTTGGAAAGAGAGTACGCCTTACTATCAAGATGCGCTGCAACAGACGTGGTTGTACTTCTGTGCTAATGTTTGTGGCGCTTACGATCCAGCACGGGGTTCTGTGATTACCTGGTTGAATGCTTACCTAAGATGGAGACTGCAAGATTTTTACACTCAACAACGGGAGGAAAATGCTAAAAAAGCCCTTCCCAGTGTAAATCAGTCTGCTTCTGGCGATCGCCTTGAAACTATATATCCTGAAGATAAACTGCCCGCTTTCCCCGATGTGCCTCCTATTTTGGAAACGGTAAAGTTATGGGCAGAAGAAGATATCGATGGAGAACTACGCAACACCTACATTAAAGGACACCCGCATGTAAATTGTCAGGTGTTAATTTTGAAACGCTTACCACCAGAGGTAGGCTGGAAGGAGTTATCAGTAGAATATAATTTACCAGTCTCTACTTTGAGCAGTTTTTATCAACGTCAGTGTCTACCAAGATTACGTAATTTTGCTGAGGAAGAAGGGTATTTATAA
- a CDS encoding ion transporter, which translates to MSNLDPFNKQTLEQERSQVLQQLEEWLEIPMLVLAFGWLVLFVIELIWGLNSLLEVVSNTIWIIFILDFLLELALAPRKLSYLKRNWLTVFSLMLPGLRIFRIFKLVRALRTVRSVRGLQLLRVMTRTNRGMQALSASFNRRGFGYVIILTTIVTLVGSAGMYAFENQLPDGSGLKNYGTALWWTAMLMTTMGSEYWPQTPEGRVLCLILALYAFAVFGYVTATLATFFIGRDADDDQAELAGAKSITALHEEITALRSEIQQLLERDSKQ; encoded by the coding sequence ATGAGTAACCTTGACCCATTTAACAAACAAACTCTAGAACAAGAGCGCAGTCAAGTCCTTCAGCAGTTGGAAGAATGGCTGGAAATTCCCATGCTAGTGCTTGCCTTTGGGTGGCTGGTACTATTTGTTATCGAACTGATTTGGGGATTAAATTCACTACTGGAAGTAGTTAGCAACACAATTTGGATAATTTTCATCCTTGATTTTTTGCTAGAACTGGCATTAGCTCCGCGTAAGCTTTCTTATCTCAAACGCAACTGGCTAACCGTTTTTTCTCTGATGTTACCAGGTCTACGCATCTTCCGCATTTTCAAATTAGTACGGGCGCTACGTACAGTACGGTCTGTGCGAGGATTGCAATTACTACGAGTGATGACTCGTACCAATCGAGGTATGCAGGCATTAAGCGCTAGTTTTAATCGTCGTGGGTTTGGCTATGTCATCATTCTGACAACAATTGTCACGCTGGTAGGATCTGCTGGCATGTATGCATTTGAAAATCAGCTTCCCGATGGCTCTGGGTTGAAGAATTATGGTACTGCATTGTGGTGGACAGCGATGCTGATGACAACGATGGGGTCAGAGTACTGGCCACAAACACCTGAAGGTCGGGTACTTTGTTTGATTTTAGCATTATATGCCTTTGCCGTTTTTGGCTACGTCACAGCAACTCTTGCCACTTTTTTTATTGGTAGGGATGCAGACGATGACCAAGCTGAGTTAGCAGGAGCAAAATCAATAACAGCACTACATGAGGAAATTACTGCCTTACGGAGTGAGATTCAACAGTTGTTAGAGCGCGATTCTAAACAATAA
- a CDS encoding DUF2330 domain-containing protein yields MKHLRYLISLLLICAVVFCFAPTAWAFCGFYVAKADTKLYNKASQVAIAHSGDRTVLTMANDYQGDVKDFAIVVPVPTVIQKEQVRVGNPKIIERLDAFSAPRLVEYYDSDPCTVVYDERVLEAAPAPTVAESQGQRRNSNQSLGVTVEARFNVGEYDILILSAKESNGLETWLIRNGYKIPRGAQQLLKPYIRQKMKFFVAKVNLDKFEESGYQNLRPLQISYQSPKFMLPIRLGMINAATDQDLIVYILSPKGQAELTNYRTVKVPSDANIPLFVKNEFGEFYKSMFQTAYTKEDRKVGFLEYAWDMGSCDPCSAEPLNSEELKEAGVFWLNNFPPDIYHSAPFRRSTVPNDVFITRLHVRYTRDKFPEDLIFQETSNRENFQGRYILQHPFTGEAKCQAGREYKRSLRKRFEQEAQTLAKLTNWNIQDIRKKMNLNGQVSVSWWRVLLSWIGL; encoded by the coding sequence ATGAAACACTTAAGATACCTGATTTCATTACTGCTGATATGTGCAGTTGTATTTTGCTTTGCACCTACGGCTTGGGCATTTTGCGGTTTTTATGTTGCGAAAGCAGATACAAAACTATATAACAAAGCTTCGCAGGTGGCGATCGCACATAGTGGCGATCGCACTGTGTTGACGATGGCTAATGACTACCAAGGTGATGTGAAAGATTTTGCGATCGTTGTACCTGTTCCTACTGTTATCCAAAAAGAACAAGTACGTGTCGGCAACCCTAAGATCATCGAACGTTTGGATGCTTTTAGCGCACCACGATTAGTAGAGTATTATGACTCTGACCCCTGCACTGTTGTCTATGATGAGAGAGTCTTGGAAGCTGCGCCAGCACCAACAGTAGCAGAAAGTCAAGGGCAAAGAAGAAACAGCAACCAGAGTTTGGGCGTCACAGTGGAAGCGCGTTTCAATGTTGGTGAATACGATATTTTGATTTTAAGTGCCAAAGAATCTAACGGACTGGAAACTTGGCTAATTCGTAACGGTTACAAAATTCCCAGAGGGGCGCAGCAGTTACTTAAGCCTTACATCCGGCAAAAGATGAAATTTTTTGTAGCTAAAGTCAACCTAGATAAATTTGAAGAAAGTGGCTATCAAAACCTGCGTCCATTGCAAATTTCTTACCAGTCGCCCAAATTCATGTTGCCAATTCGTTTGGGTATGATCAATGCGGCAACAGATCAAGATTTAATTGTTTATATCCTTTCGCCTAAAGGACAGGCAGAACTTACTAACTACCGCACTGTCAAAGTTCCTTCTGATGCTAATATTCCTCTGTTTGTCAAAAATGAATTTGGCGAATTTTATAAATCCATGTTCCAAACTGCCTACACCAAAGAAGACCGGAAAGTGGGATTTTTGGAATACGCTTGGGATATGGGTAGTTGTGATCCCTGTTCTGCTGAACCGCTTAACTCAGAAGAACTTAAAGAAGCAGGCGTCTTTTGGTTAAATAATTTCCCTCCAGATATTTATCACTCAGCACCTTTTCGTCGTTCGACTGTTCCCAACGACGTTTTTATCACTCGCCTCCACGTCCGCTACACTCGTGACAAATTTCCAGAAGATTTAATCTTCCAAGAAACATCTAACCGGGAAAACTTCCAAGGACGTTATATTTTGCAACATCCGTTTACAGGTGAAGCTAAGTGTCAAGCGGGTAGAGAATACAAACGGTCTTTAAGAAAACGCTTTGAACAAGAAGCACAAACGCTTGCGAAACTAACCAATTGGAATATTCAAGATATCCGTAAAAAAATGAACCTCAACGGTCAGGTGAGTGTTTCTTGGTGGCGAGTGCTTCTTTCTTGGATAGGGTTGTAG